A region from the Oncorhynchus masou masou isolate Uvic2021 unplaced genomic scaffold, UVic_Omas_1.1 unplaced_scaffold_3339, whole genome shotgun sequence genome encodes:
- the LOC135534388 gene encoding putative proline-rich protein 21: HVSLSTSHCPRLTVHISLSTSRCPRLADHVSLSTSHCPHLTVHISLSTSHCPRLTVHVSLSTSHCPRLTVHVSQSTPRCPRLAVHASLSTPCSPRLAVHASLSTSHSPRLTVHVSLSTPHSPRLTVHDRCPVSDHVSLSTSHCPRLAVHVSQSTSHCPVSQSTSRCPRLTVHVSLSTSHCPRLTVHVSLSTSRCPRLSPRLTVHVSQSTSRCPRLADHVSLSTSHCPRLTVHVSLTTSHSPRLADHVSLTTSHCPRLADHVSLSTSHCPRLTVHVSLSTSHSPRLAVHVSLTMSHSPRLAVHVSLTTSHSPRLAVHVSQSTSR, from the coding sequence TCCACGTCTCACTGTCCACATCTCACTGTCCACGTCTCACTGTCCACATCTCACTGTCCACGTCTCGCTGTCCACGTCTCGCTGACCACGTCTCACTGTCCACGTCTCACTGTCCACATCTCACTGTCCACATCTCACTGTCCACGTCTCACTGTCCACGCCTCACTGTCCACGTCTCACTGTCCACATCTCACTGTCCACGTCTCACAGTCCACGTCTCACAGTCCACGCCTCGCTGTCCACGCCTCGCTGTCCACGCCTCGCTGTCCACGCCTTGCAGTCCACGCCTCGCTGTCCACGCCTCGCTGTCCACGTCTCACAGTCCACGTCTCACTGTCCACGTCTCACTGTCCACGCCTCACAGTCCACGCCTCACAGTCCACGACCGCTGTCccgtctcagaccacgtctcgcTGTCCACGTCTCACTGTCCACGTCTCGCTGTCCACGTCTCGCAGTCCACGTCTCACTGTCCCGTCTCACAGTCCACGTCTCGCTGTCCACGTCTCACTGTCCACGTCTCGCTGTCCACGTCTCACTGTCCACGTCTCACAGTCCACGTCTCGCTGTCCACGTCTCGCTGTCCACGTCTCAGTCCACGTCTCACTGTCCACGTCTCACAGTCCACGTCTCGCTGTCCACGTCTCGCTGACCACGTCTCACTGTCCACGTCTCACTGTCCACGTCTCACAGTCCACGTCTCACTGACCACGTCTCACAGTCCACGTCTCGCTGACCACGTCTCGCTGACCACGTCTCACTGTCCACGTCTCGCTGACCACGTCTCACTGTCCACGTCTCACTGTCCACGTCTCACTGTCCACGTCTCACTGTCCACGTCTCACAGTCCACGTCTCGCTGTCCACGTCTCGCTGACCATGTCTCACAGTCCACGTCTCGCTGTCCACGTCTC